A DNA window from Falco naumanni isolate bFalNau1 chromosome Z, bFalNau1.pat, whole genome shotgun sequence contains the following coding sequences:
- the RANBP3L gene encoding ran-binding protein 3-like isoform X2 — MFYVQVCGAPVQAMAAVGCGRGAKAQPDPRSSDRPGGPRAPQRTAGLPERSARPGPGPGSGRLGPGEERCTERSVLAQPTFVFEKKDHPLKRPAEHPGCKAENEFISCFRKRARSSSFTFQKSDSQANTDTVLTQKRGRSSYFTILPTFPPSQPVKKNNIFMTSALLERNPDLLKSTKEGSLSQSQLQNVIKPAILQPPQALTYPENPVVSLVAKKEARVQLSEDSSYSSAESSVSSKTVRPSTTMTLSSSKTTRIQLFEDRSVQNSSNSDFVFGENMVERVLSPEKHPKPCNEADSYKGEITPMYIESFPVSPQTRTALLGNATLTESAAACISKPVEKMLLDKVEVVTGEEAEHNVLQINCKLFVFNKLSLTWIERGIGSLRLNDTSSNKDGMLQSRLIMRNQGSLRLILNTRLWEQMLIKRANRKNLCFTATDQEDHSVQVFLIQASSKDTGYLYAAIHHRLVALRSFAEQDPCANQVDTETEIAFQPLNCDSDDEDDVKITQMNSSGSGNGKIVSSENSPDCSQIIKHSSCNS; from the exons ATGTTTTATGTACAGGTGTGCGGCGCTCCCGTCCAGGCGATGGCTGCGGTCGGATGCGGGCGCGGTGCGAAGGCCCAGCCGGACCCGCGCAGCAGCGACAGGCCCGGCGGCCCGCGGGCCCCGCAGCGCACTGCCGGCCTGCCCGAGcgcagcgcccggcccggccccggccccggcagcgGCAGGCTCGGCCCCGGGGAGGAACGCTGCACAG AGAGATCAGTGCTTGCCCAGCCGACATTTGTGTTTGAAAAGAAGGACCATCCTTTGAAg cgGCCTGCAGAACACCCGGgttgcaaagctgaaaatg AGTTCATTAGTTGTTTCCGAAAACGTGCAAGATCATCATCTTTTACTTTCCAGAAGTCTGACTCTCAGGCCAACACAG ATACAGTTCTGACTCAGAAAAGGGGGAGATCATCTTACTTTACCATCCTTCCTaccttccccccctcccagccag tGAAGAAGAATAACATATTCATGACCTCAGCTCTTCTTGAAAGAAACCCTGACTTGCTCAAAAGTACGAAAGAAG GATCCTTGTCACAAAGTCAATTGCAGAATGTCATTAAGCCTGCCATTTTACAACCCCCACAAGCCTTGACCTATCCTGAAAATCCTGTAGTATCTCTAGTGGCTAAGAAAGAAGCACGTGTtcag CTATCTGAAGACAGCTCTTATTCCTCAGCTGAGAGTTCAGTAAGTTCCAAAACAGTGAGGCCATCTACTACCATGACTCTTTCTAGTTCTAAAACAACACG AATTCAGTTGTTTGAGGACAGAAGCgtacaaaacagcagcaattcTGATTTTGTGTTTGGAGAAAACATGGTTGAGAGAGTTTTG agtcCTGAGAAGCATCCCAAGCCGTGTAATGAAGCTGATTCATACAAAGGAGAAATAACACCCATGTACATAGAATCTTTTCCTGTCAGTCCACAAACAA GAACAGCTTTGTTGGGAAATGCAACACTAACTGAATCAGCAGCTGCTTGCATTTCCAAGCCAGTGGAGAAAATGCTGTTAGATAAAGTTGAAGTTGTAACTGGAGAAGAAGCAGAACACAATGTATTACAG atcAACTGTAAGCTGTTTGTATTTAATAAGCTTTCGTTAACCTGGATTGAAAGAGGCATAGGATCCCTGAGGCTTAATGACACTTCTAGCAATAAAGATGGAATGTTGCAGTCAAGGCTAA TTATGCGAAATCAAGGCAGCTTGAGACTGATTCTCAACACCCGACTCTGGGAACAAATGCTTATaaaaagagcaaacagaaaGAACCTGTGCTTCACTGCAACAGACCAAGAGGACCACTCTGTTCAAGTATTTCTGATTCAG GCAAGCTCGAAAGACACTGGATACCTGTATGCAGCAATACATCACCGTCTTGTGGCATTGCGAAGCTTTGCTGAGCAAGATCCATGTGCTAATCAAGTAgacacagagacagaaatagcTTTTCAGCCATTAAACTGTGATAGTGATGATGAAGATGACGTAAAAATAACTCAAATGAACAGCAGTGGATCTG gaaATGGGAAAATTGTTAGCTCTGAGAACTCTCCAGATTGCTCCCAGATAATCAAGCATTCCTCCTGTAATTCCTAA
- the RANBP3L gene encoding ran-binding protein 3-like isoform X1, whose translation MFYVQVCGAPVQAMAAVGCGRGAKAQPDPRSSDRPGGPRAPQRTAGLPERSARPGPGPGSGRLGPGEERCTERSVLAQPTFVFEKKDHPLKRPAEHPGCKAENEFISCFRKRARSSSFTFQKSDSQANTDTVLTQKRGRSSYFTILPTFPPSQPVKKNNIFMTSALLERNPDLLKSTKEGSLSQSQLQNVIKPAILQPPQALTYPENPVVSLVAKKEARVQLSEDSSYSSAESSVSSKTVRPSTTMTLSSSKTTRIQLFEDRSVQNSSNSDFVFGENMVERVLSPEKHPKPCNEADSYKGEITPMYIESFPVSPQTRTALLGNATLTESAAACISKPVEKMLLDKVEVVTGEEAEHNVLQINCKLFVFNKLSLTWIERGIGSLRLNDTSSNKDGMLQSRLIMRNQGSLRLILNTRLWEQMLIKRANRKNLCFTATDQEDHSVQVFLIQASSKDTGYLYAAIHHRLVALRSFAEQDPCANQVDTETEIAFQPLNCDSDDEDDVKITQMNSSGSGICLFVSLRGNREAGKVHAGDKDDNVTRQRNALCIISYTAPQQ comes from the exons ATGTTTTATGTACAGGTGTGCGGCGCTCCCGTCCAGGCGATGGCTGCGGTCGGATGCGGGCGCGGTGCGAAGGCCCAGCCGGACCCGCGCAGCAGCGACAGGCCCGGCGGCCCGCGGGCCCCGCAGCGCACTGCCGGCCTGCCCGAGcgcagcgcccggcccggccccggccccggcagcgGCAGGCTCGGCCCCGGGGAGGAACGCTGCACAG AGAGATCAGTGCTTGCCCAGCCGACATTTGTGTTTGAAAAGAAGGACCATCCTTTGAAg cgGCCTGCAGAACACCCGGgttgcaaagctgaaaatg AGTTCATTAGTTGTTTCCGAAAACGTGCAAGATCATCATCTTTTACTTTCCAGAAGTCTGACTCTCAGGCCAACACAG ATACAGTTCTGACTCAGAAAAGGGGGAGATCATCTTACTTTACCATCCTTCCTaccttccccccctcccagccag tGAAGAAGAATAACATATTCATGACCTCAGCTCTTCTTGAAAGAAACCCTGACTTGCTCAAAAGTACGAAAGAAG GATCCTTGTCACAAAGTCAATTGCAGAATGTCATTAAGCCTGCCATTTTACAACCCCCACAAGCCTTGACCTATCCTGAAAATCCTGTAGTATCTCTAGTGGCTAAGAAAGAAGCACGTGTtcag CTATCTGAAGACAGCTCTTATTCCTCAGCTGAGAGTTCAGTAAGTTCCAAAACAGTGAGGCCATCTACTACCATGACTCTTTCTAGTTCTAAAACAACACG AATTCAGTTGTTTGAGGACAGAAGCgtacaaaacagcagcaattcTGATTTTGTGTTTGGAGAAAACATGGTTGAGAGAGTTTTG agtcCTGAGAAGCATCCCAAGCCGTGTAATGAAGCTGATTCATACAAAGGAGAAATAACACCCATGTACATAGAATCTTTTCCTGTCAGTCCACAAACAA GAACAGCTTTGTTGGGAAATGCAACACTAACTGAATCAGCAGCTGCTTGCATTTCCAAGCCAGTGGAGAAAATGCTGTTAGATAAAGTTGAAGTTGTAACTGGAGAAGAAGCAGAACACAATGTATTACAG atcAACTGTAAGCTGTTTGTATTTAATAAGCTTTCGTTAACCTGGATTGAAAGAGGCATAGGATCCCTGAGGCTTAATGACACTTCTAGCAATAAAGATGGAATGTTGCAGTCAAGGCTAA TTATGCGAAATCAAGGCAGCTTGAGACTGATTCTCAACACCCGACTCTGGGAACAAATGCTTATaaaaagagcaaacagaaaGAACCTGTGCTTCACTGCAACAGACCAAGAGGACCACTCTGTTCAAGTATTTCTGATTCAG GCAAGCTCGAAAGACACTGGATACCTGTATGCAGCAATACATCACCGTCTTGTGGCATTGCGAAGCTTTGCTGAGCAAGATCCATGTGCTAATCAAGTAgacacagagacagaaatagcTTTTCAGCCATTAAACTGTGATAGTGATGATGAAGATGACGTAAAAATAACTCAAATGAACAGCAGTGGATCTG GAATTTGTTTATTCGTATCCCTGAGGGGGAACAGAGAAGCTGGAAAAGTACATGCGGGAGACAAGGATGACAATGTCACTAGGCAAAGAAATGCGTTATGCATTATTTCTTACACTGCACCTCAGCAATAA
- the RANBP3L gene encoding ran-binding protein 3-like isoform X3, giving the protein MFYVQVCGAPVQAMAAVGCGRGAKAQPDPRSSDRPGGPRAPQRTAGLPERSARPGPGPGSGRLGPGEERCTERSVLAQPTFVFEKKDHPLKRPAEHPGCKAENEFISCFRKRARSSSFTFQKSDSQANTDTVLTQKRGRSSYFTILPTFPPSQPVKKNNIFMTSALLERNPDLLKSTKEGSLSQSQLQNVIKPAILQPPQALTYPENPVVSLVAKKEARVQLSEDSSYSSAESSVSSKTVRPSTTMTLSSSKTTRIQLFEDRSVQNSSNSDFVFGENMVERVLSPEKHPKPCNEADSYKGEITPMYIESFPVSPQTRTALLGNATLTESAAACISKPVEKMLLDKVEVVTGEEAEHNVLQINCKLFVFNKLSLTWIERGIGSLRLNDTSSNKDGMLQSRLIMRNQGSLRLILNTRLWEQMLIKRANRKNLCFTATDQEDHSVQVFLIQASSKDTGYLYAAIHHRLVALRSFAEQDPCANQVDTETEIAFQPLNCDSDDEDDVKITQMNSSGSDGTAGSL; this is encoded by the exons ATGTTTTATGTACAGGTGTGCGGCGCTCCCGTCCAGGCGATGGCTGCGGTCGGATGCGGGCGCGGTGCGAAGGCCCAGCCGGACCCGCGCAGCAGCGACAGGCCCGGCGGCCCGCGGGCCCCGCAGCGCACTGCCGGCCTGCCCGAGcgcagcgcccggcccggccccggccccggcagcgGCAGGCTCGGCCCCGGGGAGGAACGCTGCACAG AGAGATCAGTGCTTGCCCAGCCGACATTTGTGTTTGAAAAGAAGGACCATCCTTTGAAg cgGCCTGCAGAACACCCGGgttgcaaagctgaaaatg AGTTCATTAGTTGTTTCCGAAAACGTGCAAGATCATCATCTTTTACTTTCCAGAAGTCTGACTCTCAGGCCAACACAG ATACAGTTCTGACTCAGAAAAGGGGGAGATCATCTTACTTTACCATCCTTCCTaccttccccccctcccagccag tGAAGAAGAATAACATATTCATGACCTCAGCTCTTCTTGAAAGAAACCCTGACTTGCTCAAAAGTACGAAAGAAG GATCCTTGTCACAAAGTCAATTGCAGAATGTCATTAAGCCTGCCATTTTACAACCCCCACAAGCCTTGACCTATCCTGAAAATCCTGTAGTATCTCTAGTGGCTAAGAAAGAAGCACGTGTtcag CTATCTGAAGACAGCTCTTATTCCTCAGCTGAGAGTTCAGTAAGTTCCAAAACAGTGAGGCCATCTACTACCATGACTCTTTCTAGTTCTAAAACAACACG AATTCAGTTGTTTGAGGACAGAAGCgtacaaaacagcagcaattcTGATTTTGTGTTTGGAGAAAACATGGTTGAGAGAGTTTTG agtcCTGAGAAGCATCCCAAGCCGTGTAATGAAGCTGATTCATACAAAGGAGAAATAACACCCATGTACATAGAATCTTTTCCTGTCAGTCCACAAACAA GAACAGCTTTGTTGGGAAATGCAACACTAACTGAATCAGCAGCTGCTTGCATTTCCAAGCCAGTGGAGAAAATGCTGTTAGATAAAGTTGAAGTTGTAACTGGAGAAGAAGCAGAACACAATGTATTACAG atcAACTGTAAGCTGTTTGTATTTAATAAGCTTTCGTTAACCTGGATTGAAAGAGGCATAGGATCCCTGAGGCTTAATGACACTTCTAGCAATAAAGATGGAATGTTGCAGTCAAGGCTAA TTATGCGAAATCAAGGCAGCTTGAGACTGATTCTCAACACCCGACTCTGGGAACAAATGCTTATaaaaagagcaaacagaaaGAACCTGTGCTTCACTGCAACAGACCAAGAGGACCACTCTGTTCAAGTATTTCTGATTCAG GCAAGCTCGAAAGACACTGGATACCTGTATGCAGCAATACATCACCGTCTTGTGGCATTGCGAAGCTTTGCTGAGCAAGATCCATGTGCTAATCAAGTAgacacagagacagaaatagcTTTTCAGCCATTAAACTGTGATAGTGATGATGAAGATGACGTAAAAATAACTCAAATGAACAGCAGTGGATCTG ATGGAACCGCAGGCAGTCTGTAG
- the RANBP3L gene encoding ran-binding protein 3-like isoform X4: MFYVQVCGAPVQAMAAVGCGRGAKAQPDPRSSDRPGGPRAPQRTAGLPERSARPGPGPGSGRLGPGEERCTERSVLAQPTFVFEKKDHPLKRPAEHPGCKAENEFISCFRKRARSSSFTFQKSDSQANTDTVLTQKRGRSSYFTILPTFPPSQPVKKNNIFMTSALLERNPDLLKSTKEGSLSQSQLQNVIKPAILQPPQALTYPENPVVSLVAKKEARVQLSEDSSYSSAESSVSSKTVRPSTTMTLSSSKTTRIQLFEDRSVQNSSNSDFVFGENMVERVLSPEKHPKPCNEADSYKGEITPMYIESFPVSPQTRTALLGNATLTESAAACISKPVEKMLLDKVEVVTGEEAEHNVLQINCKLFVFNKLSLTWIERGIGSLRLNDTSSNKDGMLQSRLIMRNQGSLRLILNTRLWEQMLIKRANRKNLCFTATDQEDHSVQVFLIQASSKDTGYLYAAIHHRLVALRSFAEQDPCANQVDTETEIAFQPLNCDSDDEDDVKITQMNSSGSDYQVS; the protein is encoded by the exons ATGTTTTATGTACAGGTGTGCGGCGCTCCCGTCCAGGCGATGGCTGCGGTCGGATGCGGGCGCGGTGCGAAGGCCCAGCCGGACCCGCGCAGCAGCGACAGGCCCGGCGGCCCGCGGGCCCCGCAGCGCACTGCCGGCCTGCCCGAGcgcagcgcccggcccggccccggccccggcagcgGCAGGCTCGGCCCCGGGGAGGAACGCTGCACAG AGAGATCAGTGCTTGCCCAGCCGACATTTGTGTTTGAAAAGAAGGACCATCCTTTGAAg cgGCCTGCAGAACACCCGGgttgcaaagctgaaaatg AGTTCATTAGTTGTTTCCGAAAACGTGCAAGATCATCATCTTTTACTTTCCAGAAGTCTGACTCTCAGGCCAACACAG ATACAGTTCTGACTCAGAAAAGGGGGAGATCATCTTACTTTACCATCCTTCCTaccttccccccctcccagccag tGAAGAAGAATAACATATTCATGACCTCAGCTCTTCTTGAAAGAAACCCTGACTTGCTCAAAAGTACGAAAGAAG GATCCTTGTCACAAAGTCAATTGCAGAATGTCATTAAGCCTGCCATTTTACAACCCCCACAAGCCTTGACCTATCCTGAAAATCCTGTAGTATCTCTAGTGGCTAAGAAAGAAGCACGTGTtcag CTATCTGAAGACAGCTCTTATTCCTCAGCTGAGAGTTCAGTAAGTTCCAAAACAGTGAGGCCATCTACTACCATGACTCTTTCTAGTTCTAAAACAACACG AATTCAGTTGTTTGAGGACAGAAGCgtacaaaacagcagcaattcTGATTTTGTGTTTGGAGAAAACATGGTTGAGAGAGTTTTG agtcCTGAGAAGCATCCCAAGCCGTGTAATGAAGCTGATTCATACAAAGGAGAAATAACACCCATGTACATAGAATCTTTTCCTGTCAGTCCACAAACAA GAACAGCTTTGTTGGGAAATGCAACACTAACTGAATCAGCAGCTGCTTGCATTTCCAAGCCAGTGGAGAAAATGCTGTTAGATAAAGTTGAAGTTGTAACTGGAGAAGAAGCAGAACACAATGTATTACAG atcAACTGTAAGCTGTTTGTATTTAATAAGCTTTCGTTAACCTGGATTGAAAGAGGCATAGGATCCCTGAGGCTTAATGACACTTCTAGCAATAAAGATGGAATGTTGCAGTCAAGGCTAA TTATGCGAAATCAAGGCAGCTTGAGACTGATTCTCAACACCCGACTCTGGGAACAAATGCTTATaaaaagagcaaacagaaaGAACCTGTGCTTCACTGCAACAGACCAAGAGGACCACTCTGTTCAAGTATTTCTGATTCAG GCAAGCTCGAAAGACACTGGATACCTGTATGCAGCAATACATCACCGTCTTGTGGCATTGCGAAGCTTTGCTGAGCAAGATCCATGTGCTAATCAAGTAgacacagagacagaaatagcTTTTCAGCCATTAAACTGTGATAGTGATGATGAAGATGACGTAAAAATAACTCAAATGAACAGCAGTGGATCTG ACTACCAAGTGAGCTGA